A portion of the Treponema rectale genome contains these proteins:
- a CDS encoding xanthine dehydrogenase family protein molybdopterin-binding subunit, whose product MAEKKIKKEHPAKFSFQNEFYSDLSMPSMLYAKVIRSPIKKGIITSVTHPDLPDGYFLFTARDVPGSNLIDTPLGKVPVFSEGNVSYLGEPIGLLAGPDEKTVNRLLQEIDIGYDRNSIDYYFKEITVDGEDKLFSSEITSRKVTWGKNVEKIDDIINESDYKSEQTWTFAVSALNTTEPNGALCSFSNNNLTVFTSAQWIFQLRTILSTALKIKNENIIIKKTKTMDYGTNSIWFNSIITCQAAVASFHTGLPVKIVYTREEQLRFMDTMQPISIHYRTAADKDGTLTAISADIKMDAGFINPFCQEIIDRLVIASIGIYRAKNISINASAIQSYNPPSSIELGLIDQAAFFALENQMTLMSKECSISPLELRLKNSVFSGNPKKQDFPFLFSVEKGNEVFSALSTAGDFNRKYTTYNLNASSVFSDLSGEKRFASLAPLRGIGFACAYEGSCFFGSEANANNQYIEVTLEENSTLIIHTSPVSHSIEMIWTKLASEMLSIPQNSVKIDTNFPAEKEPPLPESVYSNISVMTELLKKACETIKKKKEKESLPISVKKTITPAIKKLWNKEKFTGFPYHSTSFAAATVELEMDITLYREVIRSIKIVISSGKVMHLQSAQNSIKLAVQKVLQTLVKDEPLDCPDIKIAFIQSDENPKQIGEVIKKIVPAAYTQALSQALNTTVTKLPLTTDSLYEFLKTKKEESKPTEEQNNENTGNPEL is encoded by the coding sequence ATGGCTGAAAAAAAAATAAAGAAAGAACATCCTGCAAAATTTTCATTTCAGAATGAATTTTATTCAGATCTTTCAATGCCATCGATGCTGTATGCAAAAGTTATACGAAGTCCGATAAAAAAAGGAATAATAACTTCCGTAACACATCCAGACCTTCCTGACGGATACTTTCTTTTTACTGCAAGAGATGTTCCGGGCAGCAATCTTATTGATACGCCTTTAGGAAAAGTACCGGTATTCAGTGAAGGAAATGTTTCCTATCTTGGAGAACCAATAGGTCTGCTGGCAGGCCCGGATGAAAAAACAGTCAACAGACTTCTACAGGAAATAGATATTGGTTATGACAGAAATTCCATCGACTATTATTTTAAGGAAATAACAGTTGACGGAGAAGATAAGCTGTTTTCATCAGAAATCACCTCAAGAAAAGTTACCTGGGGAAAAAACGTAGAAAAAATTGACGACATCATAAATGAATCAGATTACAAAAGTGAACAGACATGGACCTTTGCCGTATCTGCACTGAACACAACAGAACCAAACGGAGCCTTATGTTCCTTCAGCAATAACAACCTGACCGTATTTACTTCAGCCCAGTGGATTTTTCAGCTCAGAACAATTCTAAGCACTGCATTAAAAATAAAAAACGAAAACATCATAATAAAGAAAACAAAAACCATGGATTATGGAACGAACAGTATCTGGTTTAATTCCATAATCACATGCCAGGCTGCAGTTGCATCATTTCATACTGGTCTTCCTGTAAAGATTGTATACACACGGGAAGAACAGCTTAGATTTATGGATACAATGCAGCCTATTTCCATACATTACAGAACAGCAGCAGACAAAGACGGTACACTTACAGCAATTTCAGCTGACATAAAAATGGATGCCGGATTTATAAATCCCTTCTGTCAGGAAATAATTGACAGGCTTGTAATCGCCAGTATCGGAATCTACAGAGCAAAAAACATAAGTATAAATGCTTCTGCCATACAAAGCTACAATCCACCGTCAAGCATTGAACTCGGACTCATAGACCAGGCAGCTTTCTTTGCATTAGAAAATCAAATGACTCTCATGAGCAAGGAATGTTCCATCTCTCCACTGGAATTACGATTAAAAAATTCTGTGTTCAGCGGCAATCCAAAAAAACAGGATTTTCCATTTTTATTTTCTGTAGAAAAAGGAAACGAAGTATTCTCAGCTCTTTCAACAGCCGGAGACTTCAACAGAAAGTATACAACCTATAATCTAAACGCCAGCTCCGTATTTTCTGATCTTTCCGGAGAAAAACGGTTTGCAAGTCTGGCACCTTTGAGAGGAATAGGATTTGCATGCGCATATGAAGGTTCATGTTTCTTCGGTTCAGAAGCAAATGCCAACAATCAGTACATTGAAGTTACACTGGAGGAAAATTCCACACTTATAATACATACCTCTCCAGTATCTCATTCCATAGAAATGATATGGACTAAACTGGCTTCTGAAATGCTCTCCATTCCCCAGAACTCTGTAAAAATCGACACGAACTTTCCTGCAGAAAAAGAACCTCCTCTTCCTGAAAGCGTTTATTCAAACATAAGTGTAATGACGGAACTGCTAAAAAAAGCATGTGAGACAATCAAAAAGAAAAAAGAAAAGGAATCCCTTCCCATTAGCGTAAAAAAAACAATTACGCCGGCAATAAAAAAATTATGGAACAAAGAAAAATTCACAGGCTTCCCGTATCACAGTACATCCTTTGCAGCTGCAACAGTAGAACTGGAAATGGATATTACGCTTTATCGGGAAGTAATACGTTCCATAAAAATAGTTATTTCCAGCGGTAAGGTAATGCATCTGCAATCTGCACAGAACAGCATAAAACTTGCAGTTCAGAAAGTTCTTCAAACACTGGTAAAAGACGAACCCCTTGACTGTCCGGACATAAAAATAGCTTTCATACAGTCAGATGAAAATCCAAAACAGATTGGAGAAGTTATAAAAAAAATAGTTCCGGCTGCATATACACAGGCATTAAGCCAGGCCTTAAATACAACAGTAACAAAGTTACCTTTAACAACGGATTCACTCTACGAATTCTTAAAAACAAAGAAAGAAGAATCAAAACCTACAGAGGAACAGAACAATGAAAATACCGGTAACCCTGAACTATAA
- a CDS encoding (2Fe-2S)-binding protein: MKIPVTLNYKKIILEADAQDKLLDVLRAQKIYSVKCGCEKGWCGNCMVLLNGTAVPSCCVTAGTLRDATIETLESFKNNPIYQDIMTGFSQAGIHLCGYCNAGKVFTAYELMAKYHRPDKDQLKNAIKNLSLCCTDYDQLANGILYAVAARHAREGKSNAKK; this comes from the coding sequence ATGAAAATACCGGTAACCCTGAACTATAAAAAAATAATTCTTGAAGCTGATGCGCAGGATAAACTTCTGGACGTACTGCGGGCACAAAAAATTTACAGTGTGAAATGCGGCTGTGAAAAAGGATGGTGCGGAAACTGCATGGTCCTGCTGAATGGAACAGCCGTACCCTCCTGCTGTGTAACTGCAGGTACATTAAGGGACGCAACAATTGAAACCCTTGAATCTTTTAAAAACAATCCGATTTATCAGGACATAATGACCGGCTTCTCACAGGCAGGAATTCATCTTTGCGGTTACTGTAATGCCGGAAAAGTTTTTACAGCCTATGAACTTATGGCAAAATATCACAGACCTGATAAAGATCAGTTAAAAAACGCAATAAAGAACCTTTCCTTATGCTGTACTGATTACGATCAGCTGGCAAACGGAATTCTTTATGCTGTTGCAGCACGTCATGCAAGGGAGGGAAAATCAAATGCAAAAAAATAA